TATCAATGATTTGGTTGCTAAGAAATGAAATAACGGAGTATGTTGTTGTTTGGCGTAATAGGTCTTGTTCTTCTTTTTGTTCTTTACCAATTCACAACCTTCAAAATAAAATAAATATAAACTGTAGAGGCTTTCAAATGATCTAAAAAAGGTAGCGAATTCATTGGCTGACCAGGTTTTGTCAATATTGACTCTTATACTTGCCTGCTTCCCAACCTGCTTTTTAATTGTTTTTACCATGCATTAATCATTTAGATTTATAAGGTGCAACGAGGTGAAATCTAGAATATAGAATACTTAGTCCAAGCATAGCAAAAATTCCCGCAAGGTGTTTCATTTCTACTTTCGTTATTCTTCTCTCTTATTGAAATTGTAGCTAACAACCGACCAACAACCCCCTTGGCTGCCCTCCGCCTTCTACCAAATCTAGCAGTTTTTCTATCCTGAACAAACCATTATCGGCTATAGGGATGTATGTTCATCTGGAAGGTGCGTAACTCGTCATCTGCGTCTCACTGGTTGGAGACCACTCCGAGAAGGGCACGAAATGGATACTTAACCATTATTGCTAAAAAGATTCCGGTCTTCTTCGTACCTCAGAAACCGGAATGACGTTCTCTTCCCGTTACGTCATTCCGGTTTTGGACTAGCGCAGCGAGGGACAAATACCGGAATCTTCTGGTTAATTGGAGCCCTGATTTTAGTCAACGAAGGTTCTAAGCCTATTTTATTTTTGATTCTCCCTCTGTATGGTTCTTTATATTTGTGACTGACTCAGTAAACGCTCCTCCTACCCGTCAGAGCCGGAGCGAAGCAGACTACTCGCCGATGCATACAACAAAGGGGTAAAAAGGGTACTGGAGGCGGTGACGAACCATGAGTTGGAACCCCGGCCCTACTCTATTTTAGAAATGATTGACCAAAACTGGTTATAATTAAGCTGGAATGATGGATGAAAATAGCTGTTTACAGGCCATAGCGCAAGGTAGCGAGGAAGCTTTGGAGCAGCTGTACCATCAGTATGCCGACCGGGTGTACAATACCCTCATCAGCTACACCAAAAATGCCGAAGACGCTGAAGAACTCCTGCAAGACGTCTTTGTAACCATTTACAACACCGCCTCAGGCTTCCAGTACCAGTCATCTGTCAGCACCTGGATCTATCGCATCGCTGTGAATAAATCCCTGGATTTTCTCCGAAAAAAGAATAGTCAAAAGCGTTCAGGCATCTTCACTTCACTGTATGTGAAAGACTCTGCGGAGCTCAAACATGAATCTGCCGATTTTGTACACCCCGGAGTGCAGCTGGAAAACCAGGAAGACGCCCGCCTGCTTTTTCGGGCCATCGATACCCTTTCGGAC
This Marinoscillum sp. 108 DNA region includes the following protein-coding sequences:
- a CDS encoding RNA polymerase sigma factor is translated as MMDENSCLQAIAQGSEEALEQLYHQYADRVYNTLISYTKNAEDAEELLQDVFVTIYNTASGFQYQSSVSTWIYRIAVNKSLDFLRKKNSQKRSGIFTSLYVKDSAELKHESADFVHPGVQLENQEDARLLFRAIDTLSDNQKTAYLLTQVEGLPQKEAAEIMNQSPKAVESLVQRAKANLKQELEKYFPERGKSKNSTSK